A window from Azoarcus sp. DD4 encodes these proteins:
- the tagH gene encoding type VI secretion system-associated FHA domain protein TagH: MLRISVIQVNGFPPASPLAQDFDERGGTIGRDDSNALTLPDPGRHISRMQAQVQYDGTRYVLVDHGGNPTQLNGRPLGKGASATLRDGDEIGIADYTLRVEVLRETSRFGNETHPNLPPQGDPLGLGLELDLSLPAGAPPAEFGTPPAPAPFSPAPAARDDDPFAVFVPAAPVTAPTPAPATPPAAAHDDPFAAFAPPPPARPAPRAPDNNPADPLGIGGLAQPAEASSLDALFGLDQAGAGHDPFAGSPLADPAHAPAPIAGGSEDPLALLGGVAPAPGQDAVRNDSPLLRDAFTPPRLIDDGPPTTVNPAAAPLPPKTPAAPQGGVVSWATPAAPVQSAPAPSPAAPEVREALTQLVPPPAPRASVSINPPAAAATPTPPPAPSPTPPAYAPSADGDALLAAFARGIGLPRLSPAGGLTPELMEHIGRMLREAVQGTVELLIARAATKREVRADVTMIVSKNNNPLKFSPDVDFALMQLLLPQGSGFMQPDEAMRDAYDDLRAHQIGFIAGMRAALASVLGRFTPAELEARLTSKSLLDSVLPANRKAKLWDLYEQRYSDISREAEDDFHSLFGREFLKAYEAQIDQLQRDRG, translated from the coding sequence GTGTTACGCATCAGTGTGATCCAGGTGAACGGCTTTCCGCCGGCCAGCCCCCTCGCCCAAGATTTCGACGAGCGCGGCGGCACCATAGGCCGCGACGACAGCAACGCACTGACCCTGCCCGACCCCGGCCGCCACATTTCGCGGATGCAGGCGCAGGTGCAATACGACGGTACCCGCTACGTACTCGTCGACCATGGCGGCAATCCCACCCAGCTCAACGGCCGGCCGCTCGGCAAGGGTGCCAGCGCCACCCTGCGCGACGGCGACGAGATCGGCATTGCCGACTACACCCTGCGCGTGGAAGTGCTGCGCGAAACCTCGCGCTTCGGCAACGAAACCCATCCCAACCTCCCGCCGCAGGGCGATCCGCTCGGCCTCGGCCTGGAACTCGACCTGTCGCTGCCAGCCGGCGCACCGCCCGCCGAGTTCGGCACGCCTCCCGCCCCGGCACCCTTCAGCCCCGCGCCGGCAGCACGCGACGACGACCCCTTCGCCGTCTTTGTGCCGGCCGCGCCGGTGACGGCGCCGACACCGGCACCCGCGACGCCGCCTGCCGCGGCGCATGACGACCCCTTCGCCGCCTTCGCGCCGCCACCGCCTGCCCGCCCTGCTCCCCGGGCGCCGGACAACAATCCGGCCGATCCGCTTGGCATCGGCGGCCTCGCCCAGCCAGCCGAGGCCAGCTCGCTCGACGCGCTGTTCGGTCTCGATCAGGCCGGCGCCGGACACGACCCCTTTGCCGGTTCGCCGCTGGCCGACCCGGCCCATGCCCCGGCACCGATCGCCGGCGGCAGCGAAGATCCGCTCGCCCTACTCGGCGGCGTGGCACCCGCCCCCGGCCAGGATGCGGTGCGCAACGACTCGCCCTTGCTGCGCGACGCCTTCACGCCACCGCGCCTGATCGACGATGGCCCGCCGACGACGGTGAATCCGGCCGCCGCACCGCTGCCGCCGAAGACGCCCGCGGCACCGCAGGGCGGCGTCGTGTCGTGGGCAACACCCGCAGCGCCGGTGCAGTCGGCGCCGGCCCCCAGCCCAGCCGCGCCCGAAGTACGCGAGGCGCTGACCCAGCTTGTGCCGCCCCCGGCACCACGCGCCAGCGTCAGCATCAATCCACCGGCGGCCGCGGCGACGCCAACGCCCCCGCCTGCACCATCGCCGACCCCACCCGCCTACGCGCCGTCGGCCGACGGCGACGCGCTGCTCGCCGCCTTCGCCCGCGGCATCGGCCTGCCCCGGCTCAGCCCGGCCGGCGGACTGACGCCGGAACTGATGGAGCACATCGGCCGCATGCTGCGCGAGGCAGTGCAGGGCACGGTGGAGCTGCTGATCGCGCGCGCCGCCACCAAGCGCGAGGTGCGTGCCGACGTCACCATGATCGTCAGCAAGAACAACAATCCGCTGAAGTTCTCCCCCGACGTCGATTTCGCCCTGATGCAGCTGCTGCTGCCGCAGGGCAGCGGCTTCATGCAGCCGGACGAGGCCATGCGCGATGCCTACGACGACCTGCGCGCGCACCAGATCGGCTTCATCGCCGGCATGCGCGCCGCACTCGCCAGCGTGCTCGGCCGCTTCACCCCGGCCGAACTCGAAGCCCGCCTCACCAGCAAGAGCCTGCTCGACAGCGTGCTGCCGGCCAACCGCAAGGCCAAGCTGTGGGATCTCTACGAGCAGCGCTACAGCGACATCTCGCGCGAGGCGGAGGACGACTTCCACTCCCTGTTCGGCCGCGAGTTCCTCAAGGCCTACGAGGCCCAGATCGACCAACTGCAGCGCGACCGCGGCTGA
- a CDS encoding PP2C family serine/threonine-protein phosphatase, protein MLDLHTAYISRIGRRKRNEDACGYWTSEEGCCWVVSDGAGGHGSGDRAAQIVVSTVLERFSSHPAVGETEAVALLETAQAAVMAEKNANPEGDNMHATAAVLLIDATRGEAVWSHVGDTRIYLFRNRELVHQTRDHSLVQSMIDAGYGSVDMIRSHPQRSLLTSAIGNADDLALSVSGAPVAIGPGDAFLICSDGWWEYVDEPRMAAELGTASSCSDWLERMAAIVEAHDNQHSDNYTAIAVQVHKAEHEVTVLLP, encoded by the coding sequence ATGCTCGACCTCCACACCGCCTACATTTCCCGCATCGGCCGCCGCAAGCGCAATGAGGACGCCTGCGGCTACTGGACTTCCGAGGAGGGCTGCTGCTGGGTCGTCTCGGACGGCGCCGGCGGCCACGGCAGCGGCGACCGTGCCGCCCAGATCGTGGTCAGCACCGTGCTGGAGCGCTTCTCCAGCCATCCCGCGGTCGGCGAGACCGAAGCCGTCGCCCTGCTCGAGACCGCCCAGGCCGCGGTCATGGCCGAGAAGAACGCCAACCCGGAAGGCGACAACATGCACGCCACCGCCGCCGTGCTGCTGATCGACGCCACGCGCGGCGAAGCGGTGTGGTCGCACGTGGGCGACACCCGCATCTACCTCTTCCGCAACCGCGAGCTGGTGCACCAGACGCGCGATCACAGCCTGGTGCAGAGCATGATCGACGCCGGCTACGGCAGCGTGGACATGATCCGCAGCCATCCGCAGCGCAGCCTGCTGACCTCGGCCATCGGCAATGCCGACGACCTCGCCCTCAGCGTTTCGGGCGCGCCGGTCGCGATCGGCCCGGGCGACGCCTTCCTGATCTGCAGCGACGGCTGGTGGGAGTACGTGGACGAGCCGCGCATGGCCGCCGAGCTCGGCACCGCGAGCTCGTGCTCCGACTGGCTGGAGCGGATGGCCGCGATAGTCGAAGCGCATGACAATCAACACAGCGACAACTACACTGCGATCGCGGTGCAGGTGCACAAGGCGGAACACGAAGTCACCGTATTGCTGCCCTGA
- a CDS encoding glycine zipper domain-containing protein — MNTRIALLPLCAALMLNGCATLDDKTQSAGIGAAIGCAAGAALASLTNNDAGSGCAAGALVGGIVGYMKARNAEIEEAKRATEATTMVKGATVSPVETQQVKVVDTKANKTDTVAAFKSVSVDIPLSQVDTPEGREAVRKLEEYARKTASERGETIDMTVATAPGKGDASAAKVTLMETMESSGKGKVRHSRVADPRVPANVQRITIEAKNQSRVEV; from the coding sequence ATGAATACCCGGATTGCATTGCTTCCCCTGTGCGCAGCACTGATGCTGAACGGCTGCGCCACCCTGGACGACAAGACCCAGAGCGCCGGCATCGGCGCCGCGATCGGCTGCGCCGCCGGCGCCGCGCTGGCGTCCCTCACCAACAACGATGCCGGCAGTGGCTGCGCCGCCGGCGCGCTGGTGGGCGGCATCGTCGGCTACATGAAGGCGCGCAACGCCGAAATCGAGGAGGCCAAGCGCGCCACCGAAGCCACCACCATGGTCAAGGGCGCCACGGTGTCGCCGGTCGAGACCCAGCAGGTGAAGGTGGTCGACACCAAGGCCAACAAGACCGACACGGTGGCCGCGTTCAAGTCGGTTTCGGTCGATATCCCCCTCAGTCAGGTCGACACGCCGGAAGGGCGCGAGGCGGTGCGCAAGCTGGAGGAATACGCCCGCAAGACGGCCAGCGAGCGCGGCGAGACCATAGACATGACGGTGGCCACCGCGCCCGGCAAGGGCGACGCCAGCGCCGCCAAGGTGACGCTGATGGAAACCATGGAAAGCTCCGGCAAGGGCAAGGTGCGCCACAGCCGCGTGGCCGATCCGCGTGTGCCGGCCAACGTCCAGCGCATCACCATCGAAGCCAAGAACCAGAGCCGCGTCGAAGTCTGA
- a CDS encoding serine/threonine-protein kinase → MSDTKDDDKTVVLGGASAAAAAPQAQENPHNALPVGARLGEFEIIGLVGEGGFGIVYLAQDHSLERKVALKEYMPASLAARTASATVSVRSERHRETFEIGRRSFVNEARLLAQFDHPALVKVYRFWEANGTAYMAMPYYDGRTLRDALKARGEVPDESWIRKILAPVIDALELIHRESCFHRDVAPDNIMLLRDDRPVLLDFGAARRVIGDMTQALTVILKPGYAPIEQYAEMPGMQQGPWTDVYALAAVIYFMITGKTPPPSVGRMMQDSYQPLATLAAGRYSDRFLRGVDRCLAVKAEDRPQSMAEMREALGWGLDSPLFAPPGATTAAASTVVAGTARPAAAASPAVGKPGSGTRNLVIGGAAVALAATVGGAYWLLRGSAPAPEPTPVVAPQAPVAAAPSPPPPVQATAPTLPRPAAPTLAETFQAVLAHADPGMTPRLEAPATVTVGQDQLKLSLDSKIAGHLYLFLWDSGDDMVYRLFPNDADADSTLGVGSTFHVPRPHLRMPWVFPAQEPAGEWRVLAVVSEQLRDFDRAALKRDGDLLSSSRAEFEAVLAGGGDIGALLGTPRCVAGEPCSGRYGAKLATIRELLPPAPKPEVAKPAPRAPAPAQAADAGRAEPVPQRPSAPAAKPAPKDSDTLKAEREYMQQLNKDLDRLLQGQPAN, encoded by the coding sequence GTGTCCGACACGAAAGACGATGACAAGACGGTGGTGCTGGGCGGCGCGAGTGCCGCCGCAGCGGCGCCCCAGGCCCAGGAAAACCCGCATAACGCGCTGCCGGTGGGCGCGCGCCTGGGCGAATTCGAGATCATCGGTCTGGTGGGCGAGGGCGGTTTCGGCATCGTCTACCTCGCCCAGGACCACTCGCTGGAACGCAAGGTCGCGCTCAAGGAATACATGCCGGCCTCGCTGGCGGCGCGCACCGCCAGCGCCACCGTGTCGGTGCGCTCCGAGCGTCACCGCGAGACCTTCGAGATCGGCCGCCGCAGCTTCGTGAACGAGGCCCGCCTGCTCGCCCAGTTCGACCACCCCGCGCTGGTCAAGGTCTACCGCTTCTGGGAGGCCAACGGCACCGCCTACATGGCCATGCCCTACTACGACGGCCGCACCCTGCGCGATGCGCTCAAGGCGCGCGGCGAGGTGCCCGACGAGAGCTGGATACGCAAGATCCTGGCGCCGGTGATCGACGCGCTCGAACTGATCCACCGCGAAAGCTGCTTCCATCGCGACGTTGCCCCCGACAACATCATGCTGCTGCGCGACGACCGCCCGGTGCTGCTCGACTTCGGCGCGGCGCGGCGGGTGATCGGCGACATGACCCAGGCGCTCACGGTCATCCTCAAGCCGGGCTACGCGCCGATCGAGCAGTACGCAGAGATGCCCGGTATGCAGCAGGGGCCGTGGACCGACGTCTATGCGCTGGCAGCGGTGATCTACTTCATGATCACCGGCAAGACGCCGCCGCCCTCGGTCGGCCGCATGATGCAGGACAGCTACCAGCCGCTCGCCACCCTGGCCGCAGGCCGCTACAGCGACCGCTTCCTGCGCGGCGTCGATCGTTGTCTCGCGGTCAAGGCGGAGGATAGGCCGCAGAGCATGGCGGAGATGCGGGAGGCGCTGGGCTGGGGCCTGGATTCGCCCCTGTTCGCACCGCCCGGCGCGACCACCGCGGCGGCGTCGACCGTCGTCGCCGGCACCGCGCGTCCGGCCGCCGCCGCTTCACCGGCGGTCGGCAAACCCGGCAGCGGTACCCGCAATCTGGTGATCGGCGGTGCCGCGGTGGCCCTGGCGGCAACCGTCGGCGGCGCTTACTGGCTGCTGCGCGGCAGTGCGCCGGCACCGGAGCCGACGCCGGTAGTCGCGCCCCAGGCGCCGGTGGCGGCGGCCCCGTCCCCACCGCCGCCCGTGCAGGCGACCGCGCCGACGCTGCCGCGGCCGGCCGCGCCGACGCTGGCGGAAACCTTCCAGGCGGTGCTGGCCCATGCCGACCCCGGTATGACGCCGCGCCTGGAGGCGCCCGCCACCGTCACTGTCGGCCAGGATCAGCTCAAGCTCTCGCTCGACAGCAAGATCGCCGGCCATCTCTATCTGTTCCTGTGGGACAGCGGCGACGACATGGTGTATCGCCTCTTCCCCAACGATGCCGACGCCGACAGCACGCTGGGCGTGGGCAGCACCTTCCATGTGCCGCGGCCGCATCTGCGCATGCCGTGGGTCTTTCCGGCACAGGAGCCGGCGGGCGAATGGCGGGTGCTGGCGGTAGTGTCGGAGCAGTTGCGGGATTTCGACCGTGCCGCGCTCAAGCGCGACGGCGACCTGCTGTCGTCCAGCCGGGCGGAGTTCGAGGCAGTGCTGGCGGGTGGCGGTGATATCGGCGCCTTGCTCGGCACGCCGCGTTGCGTGGCAGGGGAGCCCTGCTCCGGTCGCTACGGCGCCAAGCTCGCAACCATCCGCGAGTTGCTGCCGCCCGCACCCAAGCCCGAAGTCGCCAAACCGGCGCCCCGTGCACCGGCGCCTGCCCAGGCGGCCGATGCCGGTCGCGCCGAACCGGTGCCGCAGCGCCCCTCGGCGCCTGCGGCCAAGCCCGCGCCCAAGGACAGCGACACGCTCAAGGCAGAGCGCGAATACATGCAGCAGCTCAACAAGGACCTGGACCGCCTGCTGCAGGGGCAGCCTGCCAACTGA
- the tagF gene encoding type VI secretion system-associated protein TagF, which translates to MLPGDSAPGWYGKLPALGDFASRRLPQAFVAAWDAWLQRGMAYSQEHLGSAWLDAFLTAPVWGFVLGERTLETQTWAGIVLPSVDRVGRYFPLTLCAPLPGFSFGSDALTALERWMDSLEEAARGGLDPQATVDGFEAGLVACPPPLFPAPQACGLGEALLRGDAFVRLERPGARGLRDLGGDAAARTMDMLFAPYTLWWCRGGDGTAGGFACHGMPSAAVFARMLQYAPGQV; encoded by the coding sequence GTGCTGCCCGGCGATAGCGCTCCAGGCTGGTATGGCAAGCTGCCGGCGCTCGGCGATTTCGCCAGCCGGCGTTTGCCTCAGGCTTTCGTCGCCGCCTGGGATGCCTGGCTGCAGCGCGGCATGGCCTACAGCCAGGAACATCTCGGCAGCGCCTGGCTGGATGCTTTCCTCACCGCCCCGGTGTGGGGGTTCGTGCTTGGCGAGCGCACACTGGAGACCCAGACCTGGGCCGGTATTGTGTTGCCCTCGGTGGATCGCGTCGGCCGCTATTTCCCCCTGACCCTGTGCGCCCCGCTGCCTGGTTTCAGCTTCGGCAGCGATGCGCTGACCGCGCTGGAGCGCTGGATGGATTCGCTCGAGGAGGCAGCGCGCGGCGGCCTCGATCCGCAGGCGACGGTCGACGGCTTCGAGGCCGGGCTGGTAGCTTGTCCGCCACCGCTCTTTCCGGCGCCGCAGGCTTGCGGCCTCGGCGAGGCTCTGCTGCGCGGCGACGCCTTCGTTCGCCTGGAGCGGCCCGGTGCGCGCGGCCTGCGCGATCTCGGCGGCGATGCCGCGGCGCGTACCATGGACATGCTGTTTGCACCCTATACCCTGTGGTGGTGCCGGGGCGGCGACGGCACTGCGGGCGGTTTTGCCTGCCACGGCATGCCGAGCGCCGCGGTGTTCGCCCGCATGCTGCAGTACGCACCTGGCCAGGTGTGA
- the tssM gene encoding type VI secretion system membrane subunit TssM: MKAVFKFLFHPVLLGLLGLIALALVIWFVGPLIAVAGWAPLESALARLILIGLVLAFVVFRLVWGKLKAKKQNAQLVEGLVKADDGGAGKSATPDEVDTLRKRFEEALRVLKDSQAAAHAKQGGLARLLSAGSGRYLYELPWYVFIGAPGSGKTTALINSGLHFPLAEKLGIHQLKGVGGTRNCDWWFTDDAVLIDTAGRYTTQDSDQSSDRGAWQGFLGLLKRHRPRQPLNGVLLTVSLGDLLSQDADAAERHAAALRARVQELYEQLNVRLPIYVLVTKADLIAGFNEFFNDFGKEARDQVWGVTFPQQGDSAGALQALPGELGRLRERVLNLLPVRLRDERDLARRGAIAAFDQQLAAANRLLGAFLGKVFAPSGFDHALMLRGVYFTSGTQEGSPIDRVMSSLGAAFGLERRLIPPQTGSGKSYFITRLLREVVFAEQRLGGTNLKWERRRGLVRLAAFAGIGVLTVGLAVAWALSYHNNDAYIDAVGERVKVVQPMVADARVAASDDVVGILPVLDAVRTVSHTDARPQGEAPLAMTFGLYQGDKLDAAAQQAYRGMLRDVLLPRIALRVEKQLRNLDASNLEFAYEALKSYIMLHEAAHFDAEALKAWISLDWELNLPRDTTTEQRAALAGYLDALFKDGAVVSPLPADAELIARVRNQLLRYTLPDRIYSRLKRQGVGSEFPEFTIERAVGPSATLVFVRKSGQPLTRGVPGLYSFDGYHKGFDPQVERVSRHLAEEEPWVLGTTSAKADAAGAKQVADEVRRLYLTDYARVWEAFIDDVAVQRAGSLQQSIQVARVLSAADSPLPKLMKAMSRETTLIVATDDKSVIDKAQQRVAEARTELGRMIFGANQPGQAVVPAGGIERIVDDRFVPLRQLVTGDGSAAPINAVVQLLNDVYVNLSATETALRDKVAPPPSDASARVKAESARMPEPVRSMLQQLSAAGTGQALSSLRESLSSAVATQVGQFCSQATDGRYPFVRSSARDVTRDDFAALFAPGGKFDAFFNQNLAQYVDTGTSPWSFRKVQEQSLGAPGNLAQFQRAAVIRDVFFRSGSNLRLEFKAVEMDPAITHFTLDVDGQLVNYAHGPQVPQSVQWPGPKGGLQVRVQITPPGQSGTSGIATDGPWALFRMLDKANITPTALPEKFRATFVIDGRAAVFEVTTNSVQNPFRLRELVDFRCPGGL; the protein is encoded by the coding sequence ATGAAAGCCGTCTTCAAGTTCCTCTTCCACCCGGTGCTGCTCGGCCTCCTCGGGCTGATCGCGCTGGCGCTGGTGATCTGGTTCGTCGGGCCGTTGATCGCGGTGGCCGGCTGGGCGCCGCTGGAATCCGCGCTGGCGCGCCTGATCCTGATCGGCCTGGTGCTCGCCTTCGTGGTGTTCCGCCTGGTGTGGGGCAAGCTCAAGGCGAAGAAGCAGAACGCCCAGCTGGTCGAAGGCCTGGTCAAGGCCGACGACGGCGGTGCCGGCAAATCGGCCACGCCGGACGAGGTGGACACCCTGCGCAAGCGCTTCGAAGAGGCGCTGCGGGTGCTGAAGGACAGCCAGGCCGCGGCGCATGCGAAACAGGGCGGGCTGGCGCGGCTGCTGTCGGCCGGCTCCGGGCGCTACCTGTACGAGCTGCCCTGGTACGTCTTCATCGGTGCGCCCGGTTCGGGCAAGACCACCGCGCTGATCAACTCCGGCCTGCATTTCCCGCTCGCCGAGAAGCTTGGCATCCACCAGCTCAAGGGTGTGGGCGGCACGCGCAACTGCGACTGGTGGTTCACCGACGACGCGGTGTTGATCGATACCGCCGGCCGCTATACCACCCAGGATTCCGACCAGAGCAGCGACCGCGGCGCCTGGCAGGGCTTCCTCGGCCTGTTGAAGCGCCACCGCCCGCGCCAGCCGCTCAACGGCGTGCTGCTCACCGTCAGCCTGGGCGATCTGCTGTCGCAGGATGCCGATGCCGCCGAACGTCATGCCGCCGCGCTGCGCGCCCGCGTGCAGGAGCTGTACGAGCAGCTCAACGTGCGCCTGCCGATCTACGTGCTGGTCACCAAGGCCGACCTGATCGCCGGCTTCAACGAGTTCTTCAACGATTTCGGCAAGGAGGCGCGTGACCAGGTATGGGGCGTCACCTTCCCGCAGCAGGGCGATTCCGCCGGCGCGCTGCAGGCGCTGCCGGGCGAACTCGGCCGCCTGCGCGAGCGGGTGCTCAACCTGTTGCCGGTGCGCCTGCGCGATGAGCGCGATCTCGCCCGCCGTGGCGCGATTGCTGCTTTCGACCAGCAGCTTGCCGCCGCCAACCGCCTGCTCGGCGCCTTCCTCGGCAAGGTGTTCGCGCCTTCCGGTTTCGACCACGCGCTGATGCTGCGCGGCGTGTATTTCACCAGCGGAACCCAGGAAGGCAGCCCGATCGACCGCGTGATGTCCTCGCTCGGCGCCGCCTTTGGCTTGGAGCGCCGGCTGATCCCGCCGCAGACCGGCAGCGGCAAGAGCTACTTCATCACCCGGCTGCTGCGCGAGGTGGTGTTCGCCGAGCAGCGCCTGGGCGGTACCAACCTCAAGTGGGAGCGGCGCCGTGGCCTGGTGCGGTTGGCGGCCTTCGCCGGCATCGGCGTGCTGACCGTCGGCCTGGCGGTGGCGTGGGCGTTGAGCTATCACAACAACGACGCCTACATCGACGCCGTCGGCGAGCGCGTCAAGGTGGTCCAGCCCATGGTGGCCGATGCCCGCGTCGCCGCCTCGGACGACGTGGTCGGCATCCTGCCGGTGCTGGACGCGGTGCGCACCGTATCGCATACCGACGCGCGACCGCAGGGCGAGGCGCCGCTGGCCATGACCTTCGGCCTCTACCAGGGCGACAAGCTCGACGCCGCTGCGCAGCAGGCCTACCGTGGCATGCTGCGCGACGTGCTGCTGCCGCGCATCGCACTGCGGGTGGAGAAGCAGCTGCGCAACCTCGATGCCAGCAATCTCGAATTCGCCTACGAGGCGCTCAAGAGCTACATCATGCTGCACGAGGCCGCGCACTTCGACGCCGAGGCGCTCAAGGCCTGGATCAGCCTGGACTGGGAACTCAACCTGCCGCGCGACACCACGACCGAGCAGCGTGCCGCGCTCGCGGGCTACCTCGACGCCCTGTTCAAGGACGGCGCCGTGGTGTCGCCACTGCCTGCCGATGCCGAGCTGATCGCACGCGTGCGCAACCAGCTGCTGCGCTACACCCTGCCCGACCGCATCTACAGCCGCCTGAAGCGCCAGGGCGTGGGCAGCGAGTTCCCCGAGTTCACCATCGAGCGCGCGGTCGGTCCGTCGGCGACGCTGGTCTTCGTCAGGAAGAGCGGCCAGCCGCTGACCCGCGGCGTGCCCGGTCTCTACAGCTTCGACGGTTATCACAAGGGCTTCGATCCGCAGGTCGAGCGCGTCTCGCGCCATCTCGCCGAGGAAGAACCCTGGGTGCTCGGCACCACGTCGGCCAAGGCGGACGCCGCCGGCGCCAAGCAGGTGGCGGACGAGGTGCGCCGGCTCTATCTCACCGACTACGCCCGGGTGTGGGAAGCCTTCATCGACGACGTTGCGGTGCAGCGTGCGGGCAGCCTGCAGCAGAGCATCCAGGTGGCGCGGGTGCTGTCGGCGGCCGATTCGCCGCTGCCCAAGCTGATGAAGGCGATGTCGCGCGAGACCACGCTGATCGTCGCCACCGACGACAAGTCGGTGATCGACAAGGCCCAACAGCGTGTTGCCGAGGCCAGGACGGAACTTGGCCGCATGATCTTCGGCGCCAACCAGCCCGGCCAGGCGGTGGTGCCGGCAGGCGGCATCGAGCGCATCGTGGACGACCGCTTCGTGCCCTTGCGCCAGCTCGTCACCGGCGACGGCAGTGCGGCGCCGATCAACGCGGTGGTGCAGTTGCTGAACGACGTCTATGTGAACCTTTCGGCCACCGAGACCGCGCTGCGCGACAAGGTGGCTCCGCCGCCGTCCGACGCCTCGGCGCGGGTCAAGGCGGAAAGCGCGCGCATGCCGGAGCCGGTGCGTTCCATGCTGCAGCAGCTTTCCGCCGCGGGTACCGGTCAGGCGCTGAGTTCGCTGCGCGAGTCCTTGTCCTCGGCGGTGGCGACCCAGGTCGGCCAGTTCTGCAGCCAGGCGACCGACGGCCGCTACCCCTTCGTGCGTAGCAGCGCACGCGACGTCACCCGCGACGACTTCGCTGCGTTGTTCGCGCCCGGCGGCAAGTTCGACGCCTTCTTCAACCAGAACCTGGCGCAGTACGTCGATACCGGCACGTCGCCGTGGAGCTTCCGCAAGGTCCAGGAACAGTCGCTCGGCGCGCCCGGCAACCTGGCTCAGTTCCAGCGCGCCGCGGTGATCCGCGACGTCTTCTTCCGCAGCGGCAGCAACCTGCGGCTGGAGTTCAAGGCGGTCGAGATGGACCCGGCGATCACTCACTTCACCCTCGATGTCGACGGCCAGCTGGTGAACTACGCCCACGGCCCGCAGGTGCCGCAGTCGGTGCAGTGGCCGGGGCCCAAGGGTGGCCTGCAGGTGCGGGTGCAGATCACCCCGCCGGGGCAGAGCGGCACCTCCGGCATCGCCACCGACGGCCCCTGGGCGCTGTTCCGCATGCTCGACAAGGCCAACATCACACCCACCGCGCTGCCCGAGAAGTTCCGCGCCACCTTCGTCATCGACGGCCGGGCGGCGGTGTTCGAGGTGACCACCAACAGCGTGCAGAACCCCTTCCGCCTGCGCGAGCTGGTGGACTTCCGCTGCCCGGGCGGGCTCTGA
- a CDS encoding DotU family type VI secretion system protein, with product MTNDDPFGQPPGDRTLVIPNPGARAARPAPAAPAQGFSFERVELSALDWTAGLNPLVAAANPLLNLVPQLRQAHHPDPAGLRETLARAVQAFEAKAREVGVLNEHVVGARYALCTFLDETAANTPWGEKIWAQKSLLVQFHNEAWGGEKFFQLLGKLAEQPGSHRNLLELFYIILALGFEGRYRVLQNGRAQLDAVRERLAQMIVKERGEPVRELSPQWQTTATTARPLRDSVPIWAVAAIAALLLALVYLGASYALNRHSDPAFAQILGLKVPPPAPLAQPAVAAAPARVPDRLQGFLAAEIREGLVVVRDLPDRSVVLIQGDGLFEPASATLAPRVLPLMGRIGEAVARVKGSVLVRGHSDDRPIRSARFPSNWHLSQARADSVAAVLAPRLGGARVETEGRAESEPVAPNDTPEGRARNRRVEIIVFPAAGN from the coding sequence ATGACGAATGACGATCCTTTCGGCCAGCCGCCGGGCGACCGCACGCTGGTGATTCCCAACCCGGGCGCGCGCGCCGCAAGGCCGGCGCCGGCGGCGCCCGCCCAGGGTTTCAGCTTCGAGCGGGTCGAACTGTCGGCGCTGGACTGGACGGCCGGCCTCAACCCGCTGGTGGCAGCGGCCAATCCGCTGCTCAACCTGGTGCCGCAGCTGCGCCAGGCCCACCACCCCGATCCTGCCGGCCTGCGCGAAACCCTGGCGCGGGCGGTGCAGGCTTTCGAGGCCAAGGCGCGCGAGGTGGGCGTGCTCAACGAACACGTCGTCGGCGCCCGTTACGCCTTGTGCACCTTCCTCGACGAGACCGCCGCCAATACGCCCTGGGGTGAGAAGATCTGGGCCCAGAAGAGCCTGCTGGTCCAGTTCCACAACGAGGCCTGGGGCGGCGAGAAGTTCTTCCAGTTGCTGGGCAAGCTGGCCGAGCAGCCGGGCAGCCACCGCAATCTGCTCGAACTCTTCTACATCATCCTCGCGCTCGGCTTCGAAGGCCGCTACCGCGTGCTGCAGAACGGCCGCGCCCAGCTCGACGCGGTGCGCGAGCGGCTTGCCCAGATGATCGTCAAGGAACGCGGCGAGCCGGTGCGCGAGCTGTCGCCGCAATGGCAGACCACCGCGACCACTGCGCGGCCCTTGCGCGATTCGGTGCCGATCTGGGCGGTGGCGGCGATCGCCGCGCTGCTGCTGGCGCTGGTCTACCTCGGCGCGTCGTATGCGCTCAACCGCCATTCCGATCCGGCCTTCGCGCAGATCCTCGGCCTCAAGGTGCCGCCGCCGGCGCCACTTGCCCAGCCCGCCGTCGCCGCCGCGCCGGCCCGGGTGCCCGACCGGTTGCAGGGTTTCCTTGCCGCCGAGATCCGCGAAGGCCTCGTGGTGGTGCGGGATCTGCCTGACCGCAGCGTGGTGCTGATCCAGGGCGACGGCCTGTTCGAACCGGCCAGCGCGACGCTGGCGCCACGGGTGCTGCCGCTGATGGGGCGCATCGGCGAGGCGGTGGCGCGGGTCAAGGGCTCGGTGCTGGTGCGCGGCCATTCGGACGACCGCCCGATCCGCTCGGCGCGCTTCCCGTCCAACTGGCATCTGTCGCAGGCGCGGGCGGATTCGGTCGCCGCGGTGCTGGCGCCCAGGCTGGGCGGCGCGCGTGTCGAGACCGAGGGCCGCGCCGAGAGCGAACCGGTGGCGCCGAACGACACCCCGGAAGGGCGCGCGCGCAACCGCCGCGTCGAGATCATCGTGTTCCCGGCCGCGGGCAACTGA